In one window of Pseudomonadales bacterium DNA:
- a CDS encoding NAD-dependent succinate-semialdehyde dehydrogenase gives MTSAVDFTQSYIDGRWQDSHRGLSYAVINPATSENIAEVADCDATDALAAIEAAEHALKPWQALSAGERHACLMQWHQYILSAADKLAHIMTLESGKPLAESYAEVNYAASFVEWFAEEAKRVYGETIPAPSADKKMLVTKQAVGVCAAITPWNFPLAMITRKAAPALAAGCTMVVKPAEATPLSALALANLAEQAGIPAGVFNVVTAKHGQEVGQVLSQDPRVKKLSFTGSTPVGKLLLRQCADTVKRVSMELGGNAPFIVFDDADVDQAVAGALASKYRNTGQTCICANRFYIQAGIYDRFVQALHTAVSQMQVGNGLTEGINLGPLINQAALDKVSHLVDDAKQKGATVVTGGQTHALGGLFYQPTILTGVESDMDIVQQEIFGPVAAITRFSDEADVIEQANATPYGLAAYFFATDISRVWRVAEALDYGMVGINEGVISAVMAPFGGVKESGLGREGSRHGLDEYLELKYLCMGGLN, from the coding sequence ATGACAAGCGCGGTAGATTTTACGCAAAGTTATATCGATGGGCGCTGGCAAGACAGCCACCGCGGCTTAAGCTATGCGGTGATTAACCCCGCGACGTCAGAAAACATTGCCGAGGTCGCCGATTGCGATGCAACTGACGCTTTGGCAGCGATCGAGGCTGCCGAGCATGCATTAAAGCCATGGCAGGCGTTAAGCGCTGGTGAGCGTCATGCCTGTCTTATGCAATGGCATCAGTATATTCTCAGCGCTGCCGATAAGCTTGCACATATCATGACCTTAGAATCTGGTAAGCCGCTGGCAGAATCGTATGCCGAGGTTAACTACGCTGCCTCGTTCGTTGAATGGTTTGCCGAAGAAGCCAAGCGCGTATACGGAGAAACCATCCCCGCCCCCAGTGCCGATAAGAAAATGTTGGTCACCAAACAAGCCGTCGGGGTCTGCGCAGCCATCACACCATGGAACTTCCCACTCGCCATGATCACCCGTAAAGCTGCGCCAGCGCTGGCCGCCGGCTGTACAATGGTGGTCAAACCTGCAGAAGCTACGCCATTGAGCGCTCTGGCTTTAGCCAATTTAGCCGAACAAGCCGGGATTCCCGCAGGGGTTTTTAATGTGGTGACGGCAAAACATGGCCAGGAGGTTGGTCAAGTGTTGTCGCAAGATCCACGAGTGAAAAAACTGTCGTTTACTGGCTCAACGCCCGTGGGCAAATTGCTACTGCGGCAATGCGCCGATACGGTCAAAAGAGTATCGATGGAATTAGGCGGGAATGCGCCCTTTATTGTGTTTGATGACGCGGATGTCGATCAAGCCGTGGCAGGCGCGCTAGCGTCCAAGTATCGCAATACGGGTCAAACATGCATCTGTGCCAATCGTTTTTATATTCAAGCAGGTATTTATGATCGCTTTGTGCAAGCCTTGCATACAGCGGTGTCTCAGATGCAAGTCGGCAATGGGCTAACAGAAGGCATTAATCTTGGACCATTAATTAATCAAGCGGCGCTAGATAAAGTGAGTCATTTGGTCGACGATGCCAAGCAAAAAGGCGCCACAGTTGTTACTGGCGGGCAAACGCATGCTTTGGGCGGCTTATTTTATCAACCAACCATTCTTACTGGTGTTGAAAGCGATATGGATATTGTGCAGCAAGAAATCTTTGGGCCGGTCGCTGCGATTACTCGCTTTAGCGATGAAGCCGACGTTATTGAGCAAGCTAACGCCACGCCTTATGGCTTAGCCGCGTATTTTTTTGCCACAGATATCAGCCGCGTTTGGCGGGTCGCAGAAGCATTAGATTATGGCATGGTTGGTATCAATGAAGGGGTCATTTCTGCTGTGATGGCGCCGTTTGGCGGTGTCAAAGAGTCTGGCCTAGGTCGTGAGGGCAGCCGTCATGGTTTGGATGAATATCTAGAATTAAAATATTTATGCATGGGCGGTTTAAACTAA
- a CDS encoding gamma-glutamyl-gamma-aminobutyrate hydrolase family protein (Members of this family of hydrolases with an active site Cys residue belong to MEROPS family C26.): MALSEQKPLVGVISDVKTIDPHPFHVAGDKYLRALADAADVVPVIIPALSDIMTIEHWINRLDGIFLTGAYSMVDPALYGETKIDADFNYDSQRDQLSQAIIDTAIANDTPLFAACRGLQDINVALGGSLHQAVHQVEYLHDHREDQQAP, from the coding sequence ATGGCTCTTTCGGAGCAAAAGCCGCTGGTAGGGGTTATCAGCGATGTTAAAACCATTGACCCACATCCCTTTCACGTGGCTGGCGATAAATACCTTCGTGCGCTCGCCGATGCAGCCGATGTAGTGCCGGTTATTATTCCAGCATTAAGCGATATCATGACGATAGAGCATTGGATTAATCGACTTGACGGTATATTTTTAACGGGTGCCTATTCAATGGTTGACCCTGCTTTATATGGCGAGACAAAAATCGATGCCGACTTTAATTACGACAGCCAACGTGATCAACTTAGCCAGGCCATTATTGATACTGCAATAGCGAACGATACGCCGTTATTTGCAGCCTGTAGAGGGCTGCAAGATATCAATGTTGCGCTTGGCGGTTCATTGCACCAAGCTGTGCATCAAGTCGAATATTTGCATGATCATCGCGAAGATCAGCAAGCACCGTT